The Halococcus sediminicola genome has a segment encoding these proteins:
- a CDS encoding RIO1 family regulatory kinase/ATPase domain-containing protein, which produces MAVRRFVRGRIEWPRLEAVCREFAARYGESAVRVTFLDGDNWLSTPCVIDERWFVKIITPQNALVHALFTAGRNLGVFSSGREGFFERFEGPLAMAEHELDATRRIRAVGVNAPEPIEAFAHEELGVVVLEYLPDFRTLAALSPAEIRTFAPALFASLARMHDAGFGHGDLRAENVLVADDELYFIDATSVRADAIADARSYDLACALAALEPAIGARAAVDAANEQYAIEELLAAREFVGFVGMRPDHDFDAAVLRGEIEKRAA; this is translated from the coding sequence GTGGCAGTCCGTCGATTCGTCCGCGGTCGCATCGAGTGGCCGCGCCTCGAAGCCGTCTGTCGGGAGTTCGCGGCGCGCTACGGCGAGTCGGCCGTTCGTGTGACCTTTCTCGACGGCGACAACTGGCTCTCGACGCCCTGCGTGATCGACGAGCGCTGGTTCGTGAAGATCATCACCCCGCAGAACGCGCTGGTCCACGCGCTCTTCACCGCCGGACGGAACCTCGGCGTGTTTTCGAGCGGTCGGGAGGGGTTCTTCGAGCGCTTCGAAGGCCCCCTCGCGATGGCCGAGCACGAACTCGATGCTACCCGGCGCATCCGCGCGGTCGGCGTCAACGCGCCCGAACCCATCGAGGCGTTCGCCCACGAGGAACTCGGGGTGGTCGTGCTCGAATACCTGCCCGACTTCCGCACGCTCGCGGCCCTCTCGCCGGCAGAGATACGGACGTTCGCGCCGGCCCTGTTCGCGTCGCTCGCGCGGATGCACGATGCGGGCTTCGGCCACGGCGACCTCCGGGCCGAGAACGTCCTCGTTGCCGACGACGAGCTGTATTTCATCGACGCGACGAGCGTGCGCGCCGACGCCATCGCCGACGCGCGCTCGTACGATCTGGCCTGTGCGCTCGCGGCGCTCGAACCCGCCATCGGCGCGCGAGCGGCGGTCGATGCCGCCAATGAACAGTATGCCATCGAAGAACTACTCGCCGCCCGCGAGTTCGTCGGGTTCGTCGGCATGCGCCCCGACCACGACTTCGACGCCGCCGTGCTCCGTGGCGAGATCGAAAAGCGCGCGGCGTAG
- a CDS encoding alpha/beta hydrolase gives MRGDLDPQVQMLLDLLNDYDISLSGDVTGSRQQLDTMMDLAGDDPVEVGAVSDTTIPAEDHDLPARAYVPDGEGPFPTVAFFHGGGFVLGSLEGYDNLCRLLARRSGCLVVSVDYRLAPEHPWPAALEDVYTATNWLASNAERFSGDGSRLAVAGDSAGGNLAATVSLLARERGMPDIDRQILLYPATAYLEPMESRAENASGYFLTAEDLLWFVSQYIENELDAHNPLAFPLAARDLSELPPAFVMTCGFDPLRDEGVAYADRLREAGIAVEHTNYESMIHGFLNMEGIVDRTHDGIDEIAAYLHDELGE, from the coding sequence GTGAGGGGCGATCTCGACCCGCAGGTACAGATGCTGCTCGATCTGCTGAACGACTACGACATCTCGCTGTCGGGCGACGTGACCGGATCACGACAGCAACTCGATACGATGATGGATCTCGCGGGCGACGACCCAGTGGAGGTCGGTGCAGTTTCGGATACTACCATTCCGGCCGAGGACCACGACCTGCCGGCACGGGCGTACGTGCCCGATGGCGAGGGACCGTTTCCAACTGTCGCGTTTTTCCACGGCGGCGGGTTCGTCCTCGGCAGTCTGGAGGGGTACGACAACCTCTGTCGGCTGTTGGCGCGTCGGTCCGGGTGTCTCGTGGTGTCGGTTGACTACCGGCTCGCGCCCGAGCACCCGTGGCCGGCGGCGCTCGAAGACGTCTACACGGCGACGAACTGGCTCGCAAGCAACGCCGAGCGGTTTTCCGGCGACGGCAGTCGATTGGCGGTCGCCGGCGACAGCGCGGGCGGCAACCTCGCGGCGACGGTCTCGCTGCTGGCCCGCGAGCGCGGCATGCCCGACATCGACCGGCAGATCCTGCTGTACCCGGCGACGGCGTATCTGGAGCCGATGGAGTCGCGTGCGGAGAACGCGTCGGGCTACTTCCTCACTGCCGAGGACCTGCTGTGGTTCGTCTCCCAGTACATTGAGAACGAACTCGACGCGCACAACCCGCTGGCCTTCCCGCTCGCGGCGCGCGACCTGTCCGAGCTACCGCCGGCGTTCGTCATGACCTGTGGGTTCGACCCGCTGCGCGACGAGGGGGTCGCCTACGCTGACCGTCTCCGGGAAGCCGGCATCGCAGTCGAGCACACCAACTACGAGTCGATGATTCACGGTTTCCTCAACATGGAGGGCATCGTCGACCGCACACACGACGGCATCGACGAGATCGCAGCGTATCTACACGACGAACTCGGCGAGTGA
- a CDS encoding DUF6517 family protein: MSRFHVALALAALVVVSGCTIPGGSLTAEANPASVDEGALDATGYAVDESATIALNETVGIEGEDREVGVKNHIETYARNGESGRFVVFSTPSPDTDDGPVNPFAKRSERRDVGRMLGEVNNTSALVVENRQNVTMAGQRTELVTYATTNRSGETTTPVFVHVAVAQNAGDAVVAVGVHPQSVDAEGSTKRLVEGVEHGESA, translated from the coding sequence ATGAGCCGTTTTCACGTCGCGCTCGCGCTCGCCGCTCTCGTCGTGGTGAGCGGGTGTACGATCCCTGGTGGGTCACTCACCGCCGAGGCGAATCCCGCCTCGGTCGACGAGGGCGCACTCGATGCGACTGGGTACGCCGTCGACGAGAGCGCCACCATCGCGCTCAACGAGACCGTCGGCATCGAGGGCGAGGACCGCGAGGTGGGTGTGAAAAACCACATCGAGACGTACGCGCGAAACGGGGAGTCGGGACGGTTCGTCGTCTTCAGCACGCCGAGTCCCGATACCGATGATGGGCCGGTGAACCCGTTCGCAAAGCGCTCCGAGCGCCGCGACGTCGGACGAATGCTCGGCGAGGTGAACAACACGAGCGCGCTCGTAGTCGAGAACAGGCAGAACGTGACGATGGCCGGCCAGCGGACGGAACTCGTGACCTACGCGACGACCAATCGATCGGGTGAGACGACCACACCGGTCTTCGTCCACGTCGCCGTCGCGCAGAATGCCGGTGATGCAGTGGTCGCCGTCGGCGTCCATCCGCAGTCGGTCGACGCGGAAGGGAGCACGAAACGGCTGGTCGAGGGCGTCGAACACGGTGAGTCGGCGTGA
- a CDS encoding GNAT family N-acetyltransferase, whose amino-acid sequence MPGPAFLEGEQITLRPPEKEDVEFLARNMNDPRVRRPIASVGPLSTDDEAEWVEGANEEGVSLLICVGDDPVGTIGLSDVNELWGRAEIGYWLAPDAWGEGYATEATELLVAYGFDQRRFNKVVAHAFAFNAASRRVLEKVGFVEEGVHRKEAFIDGEYVDIHSYGLLADEYE is encoded by the coding sequence ATGCCTGGTCCCGCATTCCTCGAAGGCGAGCAAATTACGCTCAGACCGCCCGAAAAGGAGGACGTCGAATTCCTCGCACGGAACATGAACGACCCGCGGGTGCGCCGCCCGATCGCCTCGGTCGGGCCGCTGAGTACGGACGACGAAGCCGAATGGGTCGAGGGAGCCAACGAGGAGGGTGTGTCACTGCTCATCTGCGTCGGCGACGACCCCGTGGGAACCATCGGTCTCTCGGACGTCAACGAGCTATGGGGCCGTGCGGAGATCGGCTACTGGCTCGCCCCTGATGCGTGGGGCGAGGGCTACGCGACCGAGGCGACTGAATTGCTCGTCGCGTACGGCTTCGATCAGCGCCGATTCAACAAAGTCGTCGCCCACGCCTTCGCGTTCAACGCCGCTTCGCGCCGCGTGCTCGAAAAGGTCGGCTTCGTCGAGGAGGGCGTCCACCGCAAGGAGGCATTTATCGACGGCGAATACGTCGATATCCACAGTTACGGCCTGCTGGCCGACGAGTACGAGTGA
- a CDS encoding 2-oxoacid:acceptor oxidoreductase subunit alpha has protein sequence MPDDLNWAIGGEAGDGINSTGKIFAQALSRAGRQVFTSKDFASRIRGGYTAYKVRSSTERVESVVDRLDVLIALTQRTVEENMDELHEGSVIIYDGERTMMEDFEAPEGMIDMPVPLKRLAQDAGGAIMQNIVALGAACEAANFPIENLDEALEKRFGDKGQSIIENNQQAARLGEEYVQEEYDREDFGYDIETTDNDYVLLNGDEAIGMGAIAAGCRFYSGYPITPATDVMEYLKGRLERYGGHVMQAEDELSAINMALGAARAGARAMTATSGPGIDLMAETFGLVATSETPLVICDVMRSGPSTGMPTKQEQGDLNMTLFGGHGEIPRLVVAPTSISECFHKTIEAFNLAEKYQTPVYLVADLALAVTEQTFSPEEFDMDSVEIDRGKLVGESDIDTWLNDKDQFQPHFPAADGISPRTLPGTSGGAHMTTGLEHDELGRRTEEQEVRIEQVDKRNQKVDTAKSEEDWDYREFGDSDSETLVLSWGSNEGAMREAMDFLDEADVSVRFISVPYLFPRPDLTEEIEAAEEVIVVECNATGQFADVIEHDSLTRLKRVNKYNGVRFKADELAERITEELDTPQEVPT, from the coding sequence ATGCCAGACGATTTGAACTGGGCCATCGGCGGCGAGGCCGGCGACGGCATCAATTCGACGGGGAAGATCTTCGCCCAAGCGCTCTCGCGGGCGGGTCGACAGGTCTTCACCTCGAAGGATTTCGCCTCGCGCATCCGCGGCGGCTACACCGCCTACAAAGTCCGCAGCTCGACCGAGCGCGTCGAGTCGGTCGTCGACAGGCTCGACGTCCTCATCGCGCTGACACAGCGCACGGTCGAGGAGAACATGGACGAACTCCACGAGGGATCGGTCATCATCTACGACGGCGAGCGCACGATGATGGAGGACTTCGAAGCGCCCGAGGGGATGATCGACATGCCCGTCCCCTTGAAACGGCTCGCACAGGACGCCGGCGGGGCCATCATGCAGAACATCGTCGCACTCGGCGCGGCCTGCGAGGCGGCGAACTTCCCCATCGAGAACCTGGACGAGGCGCTCGAAAAGCGCTTCGGCGACAAGGGCCAGTCCATCATCGAGAACAACCAGCAAGCCGCTCGCCTCGGCGAGGAGTACGTCCAAGAGGAGTACGACCGCGAGGACTTCGGCTACGACATCGAGACCACCGACAACGATTACGTCCTCCTCAACGGCGACGAGGCCATCGGTATGGGCGCGATCGCTGCCGGCTGCCGGTTCTACTCGGGCTACCCCATTACCCCTGCGACGGACGTGATGGAGTATCTCAAGGGACGACTCGAACGGTACGGCGGCCACGTGATGCAGGCCGAGGACGAGCTTTCGGCCATCAATATGGCGCTCGGCGCGGCACGGGCCGGCGCGCGGGCGATGACCGCCACCTCGGGACCGGGCATCGACCTGATGGCCGAGACCTTCGGGTTGGTGGCGACGAGCGAGACACCGCTCGTGATCTGTGACGTGATGCGCTCGGGCCCGTCGACCGGGATGCCGACCAAGCAAGAACAGGGTGACCTCAACATGACGCTGTTCGGCGGTCACGGCGAGATTCCGCGACTGGTCGTCGCACCGACCTCGATCTCGGAGTGTTTCCACAAGACCATCGAGGCGTTCAACCTCGCCGAGAAGTATCAAACCCCTGTGTATCTGGTCGCCGACCTCGCGCTCGCGGTCACCGAACAGACGTTCTCGCCCGAGGAGTTCGACATGGATAGCGTGGAGATCGACCGTGGCAAACTCGTCGGCGAGAGCGACATCGACACGTGGTTGAACGACAAGGACCAGTTCCAGCCGCACTTCCCCGCCGCGGACGGCATCAGCCCGCGCACGCTGCCCGGGACGTCGGGCGGCGCACACATGACGACCGGACTCGAACACGACGAACTCGGCCGGCGAACCGAAGAGCAGGAGGTGCGCATCGAGCAGGTCGACAAGCGAAACCAGAAGGTCGACACCGCGAAGAGCGAGGAAGACTGGGACTACCGCGAGTTCGGGGATAGCGATTCGGAGACGCTCGTGCTCTCGTGGGGGTCGAACGAGGGCGCGATGCGCGAGGCGATGGATTTCCTTGACGAGGCGGACGTCTCAGTGCGATTCATCTCGGTGCCGTATCTGTTCCCGCGGCCCGATCTGACTGAGGAGATCGAGGCAGCCGAGGAGGTCATCGTCGTCGAGTGCAATGCGACTGGCCAGTTCGCGGACGTGATCGAACACGACAGCCTTACACGACTGAAACGGGTAAACAAGTACAACGGCGTGCGGTTCAAGGCCGACGAACTGGCCGAGCGGATCACCGAAGAACTCGACACGCCACAGGAGGTCCCCACATGA
- a CDS encoding succinic semialdehyde dehydrogenase has protein sequence MAETTTRRRPATEFTDLLSHLPRDTEDREVITVEAPYTGAELGTVPAHTVADVRAATERAADAQQSWADRSFDERAEVIKRYHDLVLDEQDELLDLVQRESGKSRRAAYEEVLDIAITSRYYAYHGDEHIGSRRRAGAIPFLTKTVEHHHPKGVVGIISPWNYPLTLSVSDAIPALLAGNTVVLKPAKETPFTALRAVSLLREAGLPEGVLQVLTGRGSAIGTPLIENVDYLMFTGSTEIGKTVAEQAGANLIDCSMELGGKNPLLVFDDADLAKTTEGAVRGAFTNAGQLCISLERFYIQSGIRTEFERRFVEAVEALTLGTSLDYGPDVGSLASADQLEKVESHVEDAREKGARVLTGGKARPDVGPYFYEPTVLTGVTDEMTVASEETFGPVVSIYEFDETSEAIALANDSERGLNASVWTENSELGQAVAKRIECGTVNINEGYVATWASTDAPMGGMKESGLGRRHGREGILKYTDSQTVAEQRLAPIAAPPGVPEELYTTGMTAALRALKRIPGLR, from the coding sequence ATGGCAGAGACGACCACACGGCGACGGCCGGCGACGGAGTTCACGGACCTCCTCTCCCACCTTCCGCGGGACACGGAAGACCGCGAGGTGATCACCGTCGAGGCACCCTACACCGGTGCGGAACTCGGTACGGTACCCGCCCACACCGTCGCGGACGTGCGTGCGGCCACCGAGCGCGCTGCCGATGCACAGCAGTCGTGGGCCGACCGGTCGTTCGACGAGCGCGCCGAAGTGATAAAGCGGTATCACGATCTCGTCCTCGACGAACAGGACGAATTACTGGATCTCGTCCAGCGCGAGAGCGGCAAGAGCCGACGGGCCGCCTACGAGGAGGTGCTCGATATCGCCATCACGAGCCGGTACTACGCCTACCACGGCGACGAGCACATCGGATCGCGCCGGCGCGCGGGCGCGATTCCGTTCTTGACGAAGACCGTCGAACACCACCATCCGAAGGGAGTCGTCGGCATCATCTCACCGTGGAACTACCCCCTCACCCTCTCGGTGTCGGACGCGATTCCGGCGCTGCTCGCGGGCAATACCGTCGTCCTCAAGCCCGCAAAAGAAACTCCGTTCACCGCGCTGCGCGCCGTCTCGCTGCTCCGCGAAGCCGGTCTTCCAGAGGGCGTTTTGCAGGTCCTCACCGGGCGTGGCTCGGCGATCGGCACGCCGCTCATCGAGAACGTCGACTACCTGATGTTCACCGGCAGCACCGAGATTGGGAAGACGGTGGCCGAACAGGCCGGCGCGAACCTGATCGACTGCTCGATGGAACTCGGCGGGAAGAATCCCTTGCTGGTGTTCGACGACGCCGACCTCGCCAAAACTACCGAGGGTGCGGTTCGCGGTGCGTTCACCAACGCCGGCCAACTCTGTATCTCGCTCGAACGATTCTACATCCAGTCGGGTATTCGCACGGAGTTCGAGCGGCGATTCGTCGAAGCCGTCGAAGCCCTCACGCTTGGCACGAGCCTCGATTACGGACCCGACGTCGGTTCGCTGGCCTCGGCCGACCAGTTGGAAAAGGTCGAGTCGCACGTCGAAGACGCCCGCGAGAAGGGCGCGAGGGTGCTCACGGGTGGGAAGGCGCGGCCCGATGTCGGCCCGTACTTCTACGAGCCGACGGTTTTGACCGGCGTGACCGACGAGATGACCGTAGCGAGCGAGGAGACCTTCGGACCGGTGGTGTCGATCTACGAGTTCGACGAGACGAGCGAAGCCATCGCGCTGGCGAACGATTCCGAGCGCGGCCTGAACGCGAGCGTCTGGACCGAGAACTCGGAACTGGGCCAGGCCGTCGCCAAGCGCATCGAGTGTGGTACTGTCAACATCAACGAGGGCTACGTGGCGACGTGGGCCTCGACCGACGCGCCGATGGGCGGGATGAAGGAATCCGGACTGGGCCGGCGACACGGTCGCGAGGGCATCCTGAAGTACACCGATTCCCAAACGGTGGCCGAGCAGCGCCTCGCACCTATCGCCGCCCCGCCCGGCGTTCCTGAGGAACTCTACACGACGGGGATGACGGCCGCGTTGCGCGCGCTGAAGCGGATTCCCGGGCTTCGATAG
- a CDS encoding 2-oxoacid:ferredoxin oxidoreductase subunit beta, translating into MSSEIRFTDFKSDKQPTWCPGCGDFGTMNGMMKALANTGNDPDNTFVVAGIGCSGKIGTYMHSYALHGVHGRALPVGIGVKSANPNLEVMVSGGDGDGYSIGAGHFVHAVRRNMDMTYVVMDNRIYGLTKGQFSPTSREDFETATSPDGPKQAPVNPLALALAADGTFIAQSFSSDAQRHEEIVQQAVEHDGFGFVNVYSPCVTFNDVDTYDYFRDTIVDVEDEDHDPTDRDAAREMITDDETEYQGVLYQDEDSVPYNERHGLTENMADIPDGAPEDATDLVREFY; encoded by the coding sequence ATGAGTTCAGAGATTCGATTCACCGACTTCAAGTCGGACAAGCAACCCACATGGTGTCCCGGCTGCGGCGACTTCGGCACCATGAACGGTATGATGAAAGCGCTCGCCAACACGGGCAACGACCCCGACAACACGTTCGTGGTGGCGGGCATCGGCTGTTCGGGCAAGATCGGCACGTACATGCACAGCTACGCGCTCCACGGCGTCCACGGCCGCGCGCTCCCCGTCGGCATTGGGGTCAAGAGCGCCAACCCCAACCTCGAAGTGATGGTCTCGGGTGGCGACGGCGACGGCTACTCCATCGGCGCGGGCCACTTCGTCCACGCCGTGCGGCGCAACATGGACATGACCTACGTCGTGATGGACAACCGGATCTACGGTCTCACCAAGGGTCAGTTCTCGCCGACTTCCCGCGAGGACTTTGAGACGGCGACCTCGCCGGACGGCCCGAAGCAGGCTCCCGTCAACCCGCTCGCGCTCGCGCTCGCGGCCGACGGCACCTTCATCGCCCAGTCCTTTTCCTCGGACGCCCAGCGCCACGAGGAGATCGTCCAGCAGGCGGTCGAACACGACGGCTTCGGCTTCGTCAACGTCTACAGTCCCTGCGTGACGTTCAACGATGTTGACACCTACGACTACTTCCGCGACACTATCGTCGACGTCGAGGACGAGGACCACGACCCGACCGACCGCGACGCCGCCCGCGAGATGATTACCGACGACGAGACCGAGTATCAGGGCGTCCTCTACCAGGACGAGGACTCCGTTCCCTACAACGAGCGCCACGGTCTCACCGAGAACATGGCCGACATTCCGGACGGCGCACCCGAGGACGCGACCGACCTCGTCCGCGAGTTCTACTGA
- a CDS encoding aldehyde dehydrogenase family protein: MSQQLSEPSQHYIGGEWTDGQSTETFESTNPATGETLGEFHRGTDADVDRALAAADDAFEEWSSLSYIDRAEYLWEIYHELRDRTDELGEIVTKECGKEVSEGRADVVEAAHMVEWAAADARHPHGDVVPSEIAGKDAYMRRKPRGVVGCISPWNFPVAIPFWHMAVTLVEGNTVVWKPAEQTPWCGQVIAEMFEQTGIPDGVFNMVQGYGDAGEAIVDDDRVETVLFTGSAEVGHEIAGKVGGEPGKLAACEMGGKNGIVVTSEADMETAVHSAVMSSFKTTGQRCVSSERLIVHEDLYDEFKERFVDIAEDVAVGDPLEENTFMGPLIEPDHKEKVTGYNDLAREEDVEVLVDRTELDESEIPEGHEDGHWVGPFVYEADHDADLRVTHEEVFGPHVALMPYSGDIEEAVEIHNDTEYGLAGAIISENYHEINYFRDNAEIGLAYGNLPCIGAEIQLPFGGVKKSGNGYPSAREIIEAVTERTAWTLNNAEGIQMAQGLSADITTKDD, translated from the coding sequence ATGAGCCAGCAACTCAGCGAACCGTCCCAACACTACATCGGCGGCGAGTGGACCGACGGCCAGAGTACGGAAACGTTCGAGAGTACGAACCCGGCGACGGGCGAGACGCTCGGCGAGTTCCATCGGGGGACCGACGCCGACGTCGACCGCGCGCTCGCGGCCGCCGACGACGCCTTCGAGGAGTGGTCGTCGCTGTCGTACATCGACCGCGCGGAGTACCTCTGGGAGATCTACCATGAACTCCGCGACCGCACCGACGAACTCGGCGAGATCGTCACCAAGGAATGTGGCAAGGAGGTCTCCGAAGGTCGGGCCGACGTGGTTGAGGCCGCCCACATGGTCGAGTGGGCCGCCGCCGACGCGCGCCATCCCCACGGCGACGTCGTCCCCTCCGAAATCGCCGGCAAGGACGCCTACATGCGCCGCAAACCCCGCGGCGTCGTCGGCTGCATCTCGCCGTGGAACTTCCCAGTCGCGATTCCGTTCTGGCACATGGCCGTCACGCTGGTGGAAGGGAATACTGTGGTGTGGAAACCCGCCGAGCAGACGCCGTGGTGCGGACAGGTCATCGCCGAGATGTTCGAGCAGACGGGCATCCCCGACGGCGTCTTCAACATGGTACAGGGCTATGGCGACGCCGGCGAGGCCATCGTCGACGATGACCGCGTCGAGACCGTGCTCTTCACCGGATCGGCCGAGGTCGGTCACGAGATCGCCGGCAAGGTCGGTGGCGAACCGGGCAAGCTCGCGGCCTGTGAGATGGGCGGCAAGAACGGGATCGTCGTGACGAGCGAGGCCGACATGGAGACGGCCGTCCACTCGGCCGTGATGAGTTCGTTCAAGACGACGGGCCAGCGCTGCGTCTCCTCCGAGCGCCTCATCGTCCACGAGGACCTCTACGACGAGTTCAAGGAGCGCTTCGTCGACATCGCCGAGGACGTTGCCGTCGGCGACCCGCTGGAGGAGAATACGTTCATGGGGCCGCTCATCGAACCCGACCACAAGGAGAAGGTCACCGGCTACAACGATCTCGCACGCGAGGAGGACGTCGAGGTGCTCGTCGACCGCACGGAACTCGACGAGAGCGAGATTCCCGAGGGCCACGAGGATGGCCACTGGGTCGGGCCGTTCGTCTACGAGGCCGACCACGACGCGGACCTGCGGGTCACCCACGAGGAGGTCTTCGGCCCGCACGTCGCGCTCATGCCGTACTCGGGCGATATCGAGGAGGCAGTCGAGATCCACAACGATACCGAGTACGGGCTGGCGGGAGCCATTATCTCGGAGAACTACCACGAGATCAACTACTTCCGCGACAACGCCGAGATCGGACTCGCCTACGGCAATCTCCCGTGCATCGGCGCGGAGATCCAGTTGCCCTTCGGCGGCGTGAAGAAATCGGGCAACGGCTACCCGAGCGCGCGCGAGATCATCGAGGCCGTCACCGAGCGCACCGCGTGGACGCTCAATAACGCCGAGGGCATCCAGATGGCACAGGGTCTCTCGGCCGACATCACGACCAAAGACGACTGA
- a CDS encoding acyl-CoA dehydrogenase family protein: MNFDLPDEHRMMRDTVREFCEAEIEPLAQEIEDEHRFPEEVFAELGSLDVMGVPISEEYGGLGGDQLMYALVTEELGRVSGSIGLSYAAHVSLASKPLELFGTHEQKEEWLRPLAEGEHMGGWALTEPSSGSDASDMDTHAEKEGDEYVLNGTKQFITNASEAGSVLVKAVTDPEAGYDGISTFIVDPDDDGFEVTTIWDKMGLNASPTCEIQLDDVRLSEDRLLGAEGEGWNQTKKTLDGGRISIAALSVGLAQGAYEAAKSYATEREQFGQPIAEFDAVRNKIVDMDRKIERARLLTHKAATTYDAGKDVTRLSALAKLDASEISREVAEDAVQVLGGYGYTTDFAPQRFYRDAKLMEIGEGTSEIQHLVIGRELGL, from the coding sequence ATGAATTTCGACCTGCCCGACGAGCATCGGATGATGCGCGATACGGTCCGTGAGTTCTGCGAGGCCGAAATCGAACCGCTCGCCCAGGAGATCGAGGACGAACACCGCTTTCCCGAGGAGGTGTTCGCGGAGTTGGGAAGCCTCGACGTGATGGGCGTCCCCATCAGCGAGGAGTACGGGGGATTGGGTGGCGACCAGCTCATGTACGCCTTGGTGACCGAGGAACTCGGGCGCGTCTCCGGCTCGATCGGGCTCTCCTATGCCGCCCACGTCTCGCTGGCCTCCAAGCCGCTCGAACTCTTTGGGACACACGAACAAAAGGAGGAGTGGCTCCGTCCGCTCGCCGAGGGCGAACACATGGGTGGCTGGGCGCTCACCGAACCCAGCAGCGGGTCGGACGCCAGCGACATGGACACCCACGCCGAAAAAGAGGGCGACGAATACGTGCTCAACGGCACCAAGCAGTTCATCACGAACGCCAGCGAGGCGGGTTCGGTGCTGGTGAAGGCGGTCACGGACCCCGAGGCGGGTTACGACGGGATTTCGACGTTCATCGTCGACCCCGACGACGACGGGTTCGAGGTCACGACGATCTGGGACAAGATGGGACTCAACGCCTCGCCGACGTGTGAAATCCAACTCGACGACGTGCGCCTCTCCGAGGATCGCCTGCTCGGCGCGGAGGGTGAAGGGTGGAATCAGACCAAGAAGACGCTGGATGGCGGGCGCATCTCGATCGCGGCGCTCTCGGTGGGACTGGCACAGGGAGCCTACGAGGCGGCGAAATCCTATGCGACCGAGCGCGAGCAGTTCGGCCAGCCCATCGCCGAGTTCGACGCCGTACGGAACAAGATCGTCGACATGGACCGAAAGATCGAGCGCGCGCGCCTGCTAACCCACAAAGCCGCGACGACCTACGACGCCGGCAAGGACGTCACTCGACTCAGCGCGCTGGCGAAACTCGACGCGAGCGAGATCAGCCGCGAAGTCGCCGAGGACGCCGTGCAGGTTTTGGGAGGGTATGGCTACACCACCGACTTCGCGCCACAGCGGTTCTACCGTGATGCGAAGCTCATGGAAATCGGCGAGGGAACCTCCGAAATCCAGCACCTCGTCATCGGCAGGGAACTGGGTCTCTGA
- a CDS encoding FAD-dependent oxidoreductase yields the protein MDPTETPVESVHSVGPDAIALDIHTPAGFDARPGQFVKLSLAVDGERVSRFYTLSSPGVKDTFEITVGIDPDGDVGPRLAALEPGATVTVAGPFGNAYYEDEPRTTVLAGGPGVGPAIGIAERTLADGGESAIVYRDDDPIHDERLAALDEAGVAVTVLDEQESMTDAVENALAGTPDEQVFVYGFADFLDVATDALQAAGGDPDRAKVENFG from the coding sequence ATGGACCCAACGGAAACGCCGGTCGAGTCCGTCCACAGCGTCGGCCCGGACGCCATCGCGCTCGACATCCACACCCCCGCAGGATTCGACGCCCGTCCCGGTCAGTTCGTCAAACTCTCGCTCGCCGTCGATGGCGAGCGCGTCTCGCGCTTCTACACCCTCTCCTCGCCCGGCGTCAAGGATACCTTCGAGATAACCGTCGGCATCGATCCCGACGGCGACGTCGGCCCACGACTCGCCGCGCTCGAACCGGGTGCCACGGTGACGGTGGCCGGTCCCTTCGGCAACGCCTACTACGAGGACGAACCTCGTACTACCGTGCTCGCCGGCGGGCCGGGCGTCGGTCCCGCGATCGGCATCGCCGAGCGCACGCTGGCCGACGGCGGCGAGAGCGCCATCGTCTACCGCGACGACGACCCCATCCACGACGAACGCCTCGCAGCTCTCGACGAGGCAGGGGTGGCCGTTACGGTCCTCGACGAGCAGGAGTCAATGACCGACGCGGTCGAGAACGCACTCGCCGGCACACCCGACGAGCAGGTGTTCGTCTACGGCTTCGCCGACTTCCTCGACGTCGCCACCGACGCGCTCCAAGCCGCCGGCGGCGACCCCGACCGCGCGAAGGTCGAGAACTTCGGCTAA